A window of Mucilaginibacter sp. PAMC 26640 contains these coding sequences:
- a CDS encoding PhnA protein, producing the protein MEELIVKDSNGNQLKDGDSVTLIKSLKVKGGGTTLKQGTLVKKIRLTDNEEEVDCKIDGMSIVLRTEFLKKR; encoded by the coding sequence ATGGAAGAGTTAATCGTAAAAGACAGCAATGGCAATCAATTGAAAGATGGCGATAGCGTAACGCTAATCAAAAGCCTGAAAGTAAAAGGCGGCGGCACTACGCTGAAACAAGGCACGCTTGTAAAAAAGATTCGCCTTACCGATAACGAGGAAGAAGTAGATTGCAAGATTGACGGAATGAGCATTGTGCTGAGAACGGAATTTTTGAAGAAGAGATAA